Proteins co-encoded in one Luteolibacter sp. Y139 genomic window:
- a CDS encoding DUF4250 domain-containing protein, with protein MPASTAPASFRGVDLSKYLRMDPHLLLGLLNTELRNHCDSLDDLVKTHGLDPKKLTEKMAKVGYEYQAAQNQFR; from the coding sequence TTGCCGGCAAGCACCGCTCCGGCCAGCTTCCGCGGCGTGGATCTCTCCAAATACCTCCGCATGGACCCGCACCTCCTGTTAGGCCTGCTCAATACCGAGCTGCGGAACCACTGCGACTCGCTGGACGACCTCGTGAAGACCCACGGGCTGGATCCCAAGAAGCTGACGGAGAAGATGGCGAAGGTCGGCTACGAGTATCAGGCGGCACAG